From Paraglaciecola sp. L1A13:
GGCGCTAAGCATCAATGTATCGCTGCACTAGCAGAGGATATCTTTTTTATTACGCTCGGTGGATTGTCAAAGAATTATCGCGTTGCAGGTTTTCGAGCTGGTTGGCTTGTGGTTAGTGGGCATAAAGCGCTTGGCACAAACTATATAGACGGCTTAAATATGTTGTCGTCTATGCGTATGTGCGCCAATGTACCTAGCCAACACGCAATCCAAACAGCATTAGGTGGATACCAAAGTATCAATGACCTGATTGTTGATGGCGGTCGCCTTAAACTACAACGAGATTTAGCCACCACCATGCTCAATCAAATTGATGGACTTGAATGCGTGGCTCCGAACGGCGCCATGTATTGCTTTGTTAAAGTCGATGCCGAAAAATTCAATATTCACAGTGACGAGCAAATGATTATGGACTTGCTACGCAGTGAAAAAGTATTACTGGTGCACGGTAACGCATTCAATTTAACCCAAGGGTGCTTTTTCCGCTTGGTCTTTCTTCCACATGTTGATGTACTGCGCCCGGCAATTGAGCGCATCGCAAATTTCTTTAAACACTACCGTCAGGCTGACTAACTATTATGAGTACCCCACAAAAAAGTCATTTTTTTGCCCATCTATCACGCATGAAGCTCATTAATCGCTGGCCGTTAATGCGTAATGTGCGAACCGAAAATGTGCAAGAGCACAGTTTACAAGTTGCTATGGTGGCTCATTCATTAGCATTGATCCGCAATAAATATTTTGGTGGGACTGTCAACGCTTACAAAATAGCCACACAAGCGATGTTTCATGATGTATCTGAAGTGCTAACGGGTGACTTACCTACCCCAGTAAAGTATTACAATCCAGCTATTCAAGCTGAATATAAGAAGATTGAAAAAATAGCCGAGCAAAAACTCATTGATATGGCACCGGCCGATTTCAAAGAAG
This genomic window contains:
- the yfbR gene encoding 5'-deoxynucleotidase gives rise to the protein MSTPQKSHFFAHLSRMKLINRWPLMRNVRTENVQEHSLQVAMVAHSLALIRNKYFGGTVNAYKIATQAMFHDVSEVLTGDLPTPVKYYNPAIQAEYKKIEKIAEQKLIDMAPADFKEDYAALIQHEGQDETEAFIIKAADVICAYLKTLEELSAGNQEFGLAKKRLDKILKDYHSQEVDYFMRAYVPSFSLSLDEITQEDNAL